The following are encoded together in the Xanthomonas vesicatoria ATCC 35937 genome:
- a CDS encoding tyrosine-type recombinase/integrase → MPENLLTDLKVRSAKSTDRDWKLSDGGGLFLLVKPTGGKLWRWKYRLQGKENLFAIGGFPQVSLAEARAAREIARALVKQGIHPAHERQQVKQRNLEALEERKRAKESSFAKVAQAYLAEIKPVFALSSYRTKESRVRKYLSPKFDGMPMSDIGVKQIRPLLEECKAHGAWAAIHVKGDLSAIFEFAVVRGLVEANPIPSLRGLLRVPFSESKAAMTREQIQKFYQELRGYRGYPETSLCLRLIALTACRPGEAADAEWDEFDFEDALWRRPAAKMKARRDHVSPLSTQAIAVLKDLQHITGGGRYLFPHRSGKGFTTPNRLTYAMRDMNLGRGTTPHCWRTTFSTWANENGYRPDAIERQLAHVESNKVRATYNKALLLDQRRTLLQDWADYLSAAEGSVTA, encoded by the coding sequence ATGCCCGAAAACCTACTCACTGACCTCAAGGTCAGGTCGGCCAAATCGACTGATCGAGATTGGAAACTATCAGACGGCGGGGGCTTGTTCCTGCTGGTCAAGCCCACCGGCGGCAAGCTCTGGCGGTGGAAGTACCGTCTGCAAGGCAAAGAGAACCTCTTTGCTATTGGCGGCTTTCCTCAAGTAAGCCTTGCGGAGGCGCGCGCGGCCCGCGAGATTGCGCGCGCATTGGTCAAGCAAGGCATCCATCCCGCACATGAGCGGCAGCAGGTCAAGCAGCGCAACCTCGAAGCGCTGGAGGAACGCAAGCGCGCAAAGGAAAGCTCGTTCGCCAAGGTGGCGCAGGCGTACCTGGCCGAGATCAAGCCAGTCTTTGCGCTCAGTTCCTACCGCACGAAAGAATCCCGCGTCAGGAAGTACCTGTCGCCCAAGTTCGATGGGATGCCGATGAGCGACATTGGCGTGAAGCAAATCCGCCCGCTGCTGGAGGAATGCAAAGCTCATGGCGCGTGGGCGGCCATCCATGTCAAAGGCGATCTTTCGGCCATCTTCGAGTTCGCGGTGGTGCGTGGTTTGGTCGAGGCCAATCCGATTCCCAGTCTGCGCGGGCTGCTGCGCGTGCCGTTCAGCGAGAGCAAGGCGGCGATGACGCGAGAGCAAATCCAGAAGTTCTATCAGGAGTTGCGTGGCTACCGGGGCTATCCGGAAACCTCGCTGTGCCTACGTCTGATTGCGCTGACCGCCTGCCGTCCAGGGGAAGCGGCGGATGCCGAATGGGATGAGTTCGACTTTGAGGATGCACTGTGGCGTCGGCCTGCGGCGAAAATGAAAGCGCGGCGTGACCATGTCAGTCCGTTGTCCACGCAGGCCATAGCGGTGCTGAAAGACTTGCAGCACATCACGGGTGGCGGGCGCTATCTGTTTCCGCACCGCAGCGGAAAGGGCTTTACTACGCCCAATAGGCTCACCTATGCGATGCGTGACATGAACTTGGGCCGGGGTACGACGCCGCACTGCTGGCGGACAACCTTTTCGACCTGGGCCAATGAGAACGGATACCGGCCTGATGCGATTGAGCGGCAGCTTGCCCACGTGGAAAGCAATAAAGTGCGGGCGACGTACAACAAGGCGCTGCTGCTGGATCAGAGAAGAACGCTGTTGCAGGACTGGGCGGACTATCTGAGTGCGGCGGAAGGCAGCGTCACGGCATAG
- the ychF gene encoding redox-regulated ATPase YchF — protein MGIKCGIVGLPNVGKSTLFNALTKAGIAAANFPFCTIEPNVGIVPVPDPRLNQLAEIVKPQKLIPTAVEFVDIAGLVAGAASGEGLGNKFLAHIREVDAITHVVRCFENDDVIHVNNKVDPISDIETIDTELALADLDSVEKALNRAERSAKGGDKDAAARKPVLAKLQAALADGKSGRAAGLDEEEKALVRDLFLLTLKPVMYIANVLEDGFENNPHLDAVRAHAATEGAEVVPVSAAIEEELSQLDDEDRDTFLADLGLSEPGLNRVIRAAYKLLGLQTYFTAGVKEVRAWTVRAGSTAPQAAAVIHTDFEKGFIRAETIGFDDFIKYRGEAGARDAGRLRLEGKEYRVQEGDVLHFRFNV, from the coding sequence ATGGGTATCAAATGCGGCATCGTCGGCCTGCCCAATGTCGGCAAGTCGACCCTGTTCAACGCGCTGACCAAGGCGGGCATCGCTGCGGCTAATTTTCCGTTCTGCACTATCGAGCCAAATGTCGGCATCGTGCCGGTGCCGGATCCGCGCCTCAACCAGTTGGCCGAGATCGTCAAACCGCAGAAGCTGATTCCCACGGCGGTCGAGTTCGTCGACATCGCCGGCCTGGTGGCCGGTGCGGCGAGCGGCGAAGGCCTGGGTAACAAGTTCCTGGCGCACATCCGCGAAGTCGATGCGATCACCCACGTGGTGCGTTGCTTCGAAAACGACGACGTCATCCACGTGAACAACAAGGTCGACCCGATCAGCGATATCGAGACCATCGATACCGAGCTGGCGCTGGCCGACCTGGACAGCGTGGAAAAGGCGCTCAATCGCGCCGAACGCAGCGCAAAGGGCGGCGACAAGGACGCGGCGGCACGCAAGCCGGTGCTGGCCAAGCTGCAGGCCGCGCTGGCCGACGGCAAATCCGGCCGTGCGGCGGGTCTGGACGAGGAAGAGAAGGCGCTGGTGCGCGATTTGTTCCTGTTGACGCTCAAGCCGGTGATGTACATCGCCAACGTGCTGGAAGACGGCTTTGAAAACAATCCGCACCTGGACGCGGTGCGTGCGCATGCCGCCACCGAAGGTGCAGAAGTGGTGCCGGTCTCGGCCGCCATCGAAGAAGAGCTGTCCCAGCTCGACGACGAAGATCGCGACACCTTCCTGGCCGATCTCGGCCTGAGCGAGCCCGGCCTGAATCGCGTCATTCGTGCGGCCTATAAGCTGCTCGGCCTGCAGACCTACTTCACTGCAGGCGTCAAAGAGGTGCGCGCCTGGACGGTCAGGGCTGGCTCCACCGCGCCACAGGCGGCTGCGGTCATCCATACCGATTTCGAAAAAGGCTTCATTCGCGCCGAGACCATCGGCTTCGACGATTTCATCAAGTATCGCGGCGAAGCGGGTGCGCGCGACGCGGGGCGTCTGCGCCTGGAAGGCAAGGAATATCGGGTCCAGGAAGGCGATGTGTTGCACTTCCGTTTCAACGTCTGA
- a CDS encoding ribose-phosphate diphosphokinase has translation MQDQRNLLVFSGNANKPLAQSICKELGVRMGKALVTRFSDGEVQVEIEEGVRRQEVFVIQPTCAPSAENLMELLVLIDALKRASAQSVTAVIPYFGYSRQDRRMRSSRVPITAKVAAKMICAMEADRVLTVDLHADQIQGFFDVPVDNVYASPLLLADIWRAYGTDNLIVVSPDVGGVVRARAVAKRLDDADLAIIDKRRPRANVATVMNIIGDVQGKTCVLVDDLVDTAGTLCAAAAALKQRGALKVVAYITHPVLSGPAVDNINNSQLDELVVTDTIPLNEAARTCPKIRQLSVAEVLAETIRRIAFGESVSSLYVD, from the coding sequence ATGCAAGACCAACGTAACCTGCTGGTGTTCTCCGGCAATGCCAACAAGCCGCTTGCCCAGAGCATCTGCAAGGAGCTCGGGGTACGCATGGGCAAGGCGCTGGTCACGCGCTTTTCCGATGGCGAAGTACAGGTCGAGATCGAGGAGGGCGTGCGCCGGCAGGAAGTGTTCGTCATCCAGCCGACCTGCGCGCCGAGCGCCGAAAACCTGATGGAACTGCTGGTGCTGATCGACGCGCTCAAGCGCGCCAGTGCCCAGTCCGTCACCGCAGTGATCCCGTACTTCGGTTATTCGCGTCAGGACCGCCGCATGCGCTCCTCGCGCGTGCCGATCACCGCCAAGGTCGCCGCCAAGATGATCTGCGCGATGGAGGCGGACCGCGTGTTGACGGTCGACCTGCATGCCGACCAGATCCAGGGCTTTTTCGATGTTCCGGTCGACAACGTCTACGCCTCGCCGTTGTTGCTGGCCGACATCTGGCGCGCCTACGGCACCGACAACCTGATCGTGGTTTCGCCGGACGTGGGTGGTGTGGTGCGCGCGCGCGCCGTCGCCAAGCGTCTGGATGATGCGGATCTGGCCATCATCGACAAGCGCCGTCCGCGCGCCAACGTGGCCACGGTGATGAACATCATCGGCGACGTGCAGGGCAAGACCTGCGTGCTGGTCGATGACCTGGTTGATACCGCCGGCACCTTGTGTGCGGCCGCCGCAGCGCTGAAGCAGCGCGGCGCCCTCAAGGTGGTCGCCTACATCACCCACCCCGTGCTGTCGGGTCCGGCGGTGGACAATATCAACAATTCACAGCTCGACGAGCTGGTGGTCACCGACACGATTCCGCTCAACGAAGCGGCGCGCACCTGCCCGAAGATTCGTCAGCTGAGCGTGGCCGAGGTGCTGGCCGAGACCATTCGCCGCATCGCCTTCGGCGAATCGGTCAGCTCGCTCTACGTCGACTGA
- the pth gene encoding aminoacyl-tRNA hydrolase produces MSALRLIVGLGNPGPEHTQTRHNAGFRFVDALIERSGARWGLDSKLFGETAKVDIAGQPVWLLKPATFMNLSGKSITAALRFWKIEPEQMLVAHDEMDLAPGTARLKFDGGHGGQNGLRDTIRLLGHGKFHRLRVGIGHPGHKDRVVPWVLGRAGRDDDAAIGNAVDAAIDVLPLAMDGNFNEAMKRLHTEKK; encoded by the coding sequence ATGTCTGCACTTCGGCTGATCGTCGGGCTCGGCAATCCGGGCCCGGAACACACGCAAACCCGGCACAACGCCGGGTTTCGCTTCGTCGATGCCCTCATCGAGCGCAGTGGCGCCCGCTGGGGTCTGGACAGCAAGTTGTTCGGCGAAACGGCCAAGGTCGATATCGCAGGGCAACCGGTCTGGCTGCTCAAGCCGGCCACCTTCATGAATCTCAGTGGCAAATCGATCACTGCCGCGTTGCGGTTCTGGAAGATCGAACCGGAGCAGATGCTCGTCGCACATGACGAGATGGATCTGGCGCCGGGCACGGCACGGCTCAAGTTCGACGGTGGACACGGCGGTCAGAATGGGCTGCGCGACACGATCCGCCTGCTCGGGCACGGCAAATTTCACCGCTTGCGCGTCGGCATCGGTCACCCTGGTCACAAGGACCGCGTGGTGCCATGGGTACTGGGGCGGGCAGGGCGCGACGACGATGCGGCGATCGGCAACGCAGTGGATGCGGCCATCGATGTCCTGCCGCTGGCGATGGACGGCAATTTCAACGAGGCGATGAAACGCCTGCATACCGAAAAAAAATAG
- a CDS encoding 50S ribosomal protein L25/general stress protein Ctc, with translation MAKTHEIKVERRADEGKGASRRLRHAGVIPAIVYGGELEPVSIQLNHEQIWLAQQNEWFYSSILDLNLNGDVQQVLLRDMQRHPFKQLIMHIDFQRVSANEKLSAAVPLHFVNEASSPAGKSSEVVVTHELNEVQVVCLPKDLPEFIEVDLGALEVGNVIHLSEIKLPAGVEIPELKLGKEHDVAVVAAKHVRVEEEDAAGEEGSEGAETK, from the coding sequence ATGGCAAAGACTCACGAAATCAAGGTCGAGCGCCGCGCAGACGAGGGGAAGGGTGCGAGCCGCCGCCTGCGTCACGCTGGCGTCATTCCGGCCATCGTCTACGGTGGCGAACTCGAGCCGGTCAGCATCCAGCTCAACCATGAGCAGATCTGGCTTGCCCAGCAGAACGAGTGGTTCTACTCGTCGATCCTCGACCTGAACCTCAACGGCGACGTGCAGCAGGTGCTGCTGCGTGACATGCAGCGCCATCCGTTCAAGCAGCTGATCATGCACATCGACTTCCAGCGCGTCAGCGCCAACGAGAAGCTCAGCGCCGCTGTGCCGCTGCACTTCGTCAACGAAGCAAGCTCGCCGGCCGGTAAGTCCAGCGAAGTGGTCGTGACCCACGAACTGAACGAAGTCCAGGTGGTCTGCCTGCCGAAGGACCTGCCGGAGTTCATTGAAGTCGACCTCGGTGCCCTGGAAGTGGGCAACGTGATCCACTTGTCCGAAATCAAGCTGCCAGCCGGTGTGGAAATCCCCGAGCTGAAGCTGGGCAAGGAACACGACGTCGCCGTGGTGGCTGCCAAGCACGTGCGCGTCGAAGAAGAAGACGCTGCCGGTGAAGAAGGCAGCGAAGGCGCAGAAACCAAGTAA
- a CDS encoding Fic family protein, which translates to MHSLTPEYLAALRFDGTQAATLRSLGEYQGKQQLYAAQSPEALKGLRQIAVVESTESSNRLEGVVVAPSRLKSLVIRNATPKSRSEQEIAGYRDALALIHESAAHMPFSEGVVVQLHTLLYRYMPQAGGRWKATNNDIIERHPDGTSRLRFQPVAAYLTPMAMTDLTGRYATALDQHLADPLVLTPLALLDFLCIHPFPDGNGRMSRLLTLLLLYHFDYAVGRYISLERIFEDTKEGYYETLEASSQGWHQGQHDVKPWLDYFWGALLRAYREFEERVGTIERGRGSKGDRVRAEVLGRTLPFSISEIEEACPGVSRDMVRLVLRAMKSEGLIESTGKGRGAKWIKQG; encoded by the coding sequence ATGCACTCGCTCACACCCGAGTACCTTGCCGCGCTTCGCTTCGATGGCACCCAGGCTGCCACGTTGCGCTCACTGGGCGAGTACCAGGGCAAGCAACAGCTTTATGCTGCGCAGTCGCCTGAAGCCCTGAAAGGCCTACGCCAGATCGCGGTGGTGGAGTCCACCGAGTCATCCAACCGGCTGGAAGGTGTTGTCGTTGCACCCTCGCGGTTGAAGTCTCTGGTCATCCGTAACGCAACGCCAAAGAGCCGTTCCGAACAGGAGATCGCCGGCTACCGTGATGCCCTGGCGCTGATCCACGAATCGGCCGCGCACATGCCCTTCAGTGAGGGCGTGGTAGTGCAACTGCACACCCTGCTGTATCGCTATATGCCGCAGGCTGGCGGACGCTGGAAGGCTACCAACAACGACATCATCGAACGTCACCCGGACGGCACGTCGCGGCTACGCTTCCAGCCAGTCGCTGCATACCTGACGCCGATGGCCATGACTGATCTGACAGGGCGGTACGCCACCGCACTGGACCAGCACCTGGCCGACCCTCTGGTGCTGACGCCGCTGGCATTGCTCGACTTCCTGTGCATCCATCCGTTTCCCGACGGCAACGGCCGCATGTCTCGCTTGCTAACCTTGCTGCTGCTTTACCACTTTGACTATGCCGTGGGTCGCTACATCAGCTTGGAACGCATCTTCGAAGATACCAAGGAAGGCTATTACGAGACGCTGGAAGCCAGCTCTCAGGGCTGGCACCAGGGGCAGCACGACGTAAAACCTTGGCTTGATTACTTCTGGGGTGCTTTGCTACGGGCCTATCGCGAGTTCGAGGAGCGTGTCGGCACCATTGAGCGTGGCCGTGGCAGTAAAGGCGACCGGGTGCGAGCGGAAGTCCTGGGCCGCACCCTACCGTTTTCAATTTCTGAGATCGAGGAAGCCTGCCCAGGCGTGAGCCGGGACATGGTGCGATTGGTGCTGCGGGCAATGAAATCAGAGGGATTGATCGAGTCAACAGGCAAAGGACGAGGGGCGAAATGGATCAAGCAAGGGTGA
- a CDS encoding BPTD_3080 family restriction endonuclease produces MSDQFFKQPILNSPYGYPSLHWELDEKGQPTQQIVESRRASSFISPIPKPRRHHGEQTTLALDEVENLSNDGQRYRHSELINSVRREVDAWRRLPPAQWRVTPETARLLEHWRNHKFAGVRPFFCQVEAAETAIWLTEVAPQLGKNGERFLDHLKKASNDANPGLMRLALKLATGAGKTTVMAMLIAWQTVNAVRHPQSKKFTRGFLLVAPGLTIKDRLRVLLPNDADSYYASREIVPRDMLADLDKTKIIITNYHAFKLRERMELSKGGRRLLQGRTGSELDTQETEGQMLQRVMPELMGLKNILAINDEAHHCYREKPASDDDFIDDKGNPLTGDDLKAAKEHVKDENEAARLWISGLEAVNRKLGLQQVIDLSATPFFLAGSGYVEGTLFPWTMSDFSLMDAIECGIVKLPRVPVADNIPGADMPIYRDLWKHIGKAMPKKGRGKNAQIDPSTIPRTLETALEALYGHYVKTYEAWQQAGIKVPPCFILVCNNTATSKLVFDYISGFERRNDDDSVSYQAGRLELFRNFDEHGNPLARPNTLLIDSEQLESGEALDDNFRGMAADEIERFKREIIERTGDRRQAENLSDSELLREVMNTVGKQGRLGEQIRCVVSVSMLTEGWDANTVTHILGVRAFGTQLLCEQVIGRALRRQSYELNEQGLFDVEYADVFGIPFDFTAKPVVVTPPKPRETVTVKALRPQRDHLEIRFPRVQGYRVELPEERLEAAFGTDDHLTLTPDEVPTRTHNAGIIGETVELDIKHLSDVRQSTLLMELTTHLLFRHWRESGQDAPIALFGQLKRIVRQWLDECLECKGGTYPAQLMHRQLADLACQKITRGIVKHELEKGRQVKAILDPFNATGSTAHVRFNTSREERWETLGVDNQPKNHVNWVILDSGWEGEFCRVAESHPKVLAYTKNHNFGLEVPYRFGSANRIYLPDFIVQVDDGRGKNDPLNLIVEIKGYRREDAKEKKSTMDTYWIPGVNHLGTHGRWAFAEFGDVYEMQDDFAKEVEAKFNQMIESAVPAPGNKEH; encoded by the coding sequence GTGAGTGACCAGTTCTTTAAGCAGCCTATTCTCAATTCTCCATACGGCTACCCATCTTTGCACTGGGAGCTCGACGAGAAGGGGCAACCTACACAGCAAATCGTCGAATCTCGCCGAGCATCCAGCTTCATTAGCCCGATTCCAAAACCACGCCGGCACCATGGTGAGCAGACTACTCTGGCGCTGGACGAAGTTGAGAACCTGTCTAACGACGGGCAGCGCTACCGACACTCTGAACTGATCAATTCGGTGCGGCGCGAGGTCGATGCTTGGCGTCGCTTGCCACCAGCGCAGTGGCGCGTCACCCCCGAAACAGCGCGTTTACTGGAACATTGGCGCAACCACAAGTTCGCCGGTGTGCGCCCGTTCTTCTGCCAAGTCGAAGCAGCCGAGACCGCCATCTGGCTGACCGAAGTCGCTCCGCAGCTTGGCAAGAACGGTGAGCGCTTCCTCGATCACCTGAAAAAGGCCAGCAACGATGCCAATCCCGGCTTAATGCGTCTGGCGCTGAAGCTGGCCACCGGTGCTGGTAAGACCACGGTCATGGCCATGCTCATCGCTTGGCAGACCGTCAATGCCGTGCGCCATCCGCAGAGCAAGAAATTCACCCGAGGCTTCCTGCTGGTCGCCCCTGGCCTGACCATCAAGGATCGTCTGCGCGTGCTGCTGCCCAATGATGCGGACAGCTATTACGCCAGCCGCGAGATCGTGCCCCGCGACATGCTGGCGGATCTGGACAAGACCAAGATAATCATCACCAACTACCACGCTTTCAAACTGCGGGAGCGCATGGAGTTGTCCAAGGGCGGCCGTCGCTTGCTGCAAGGCCGCACCGGCAGCGAGCTGGACACGCAAGAAACCGAAGGCCAGATGCTTCAGCGGGTCATGCCGGAATTAATGGGACTAAAGAACATCCTCGCCATCAACGACGAGGCGCACCATTGCTATCGTGAAAAGCCCGCTTCCGACGACGACTTCATTGACGACAAGGGCAACCCCCTGACTGGCGATGACCTCAAAGCCGCCAAGGAGCACGTCAAGGACGAGAACGAAGCCGCGCGCCTGTGGATCTCTGGCCTCGAAGCCGTGAACCGCAAGCTGGGCCTGCAACAGGTGATTGACCTCTCGGCCACGCCATTCTTCCTAGCCGGTTCCGGCTACGTGGAAGGCACGCTGTTCCCCTGGACGATGAGCGACTTCTCATTAATGGATGCCATCGAGTGCGGCATCGTCAAATTGCCGCGCGTGCCGGTGGCTGACAACATTCCCGGCGCGGACATGCCCATCTACCGTGACCTTTGGAAGCACATCGGCAAAGCAATGCCGAAGAAGGGCCGAGGCAAGAACGCCCAGATCGACCCATCGACCATTCCCAGAACCCTGGAGACCGCACTCGAAGCCCTCTACGGCCACTACGTCAAAACCTACGAAGCCTGGCAGCAAGCCGGCATCAAGGTGCCGCCATGCTTCATCTTGGTGTGCAACAACACCGCCACTTCCAAGTTGGTGTTCGATTACATCTCCGGTTTCGAGCGTCGCAATGACGATGACAGTGTCAGCTACCAGGCTGGTCGATTGGAGCTGTTCCGCAACTTCGACGAGCATGGCAATCCACTGGCACGCCCGAACACTCTGCTGATCGACAGCGAGCAGCTCGAATCCGGAGAGGCACTGGACGATAATTTCCGGGGCATGGCCGCCGATGAGATCGAACGCTTCAAGCGCGAGATCATTGAGCGCACCGGCGACCGCCGCCAGGCCGAAAACCTCAGCGACAGCGAACTGCTGCGCGAGGTGATGAACACCGTTGGTAAGCAGGGCCGCCTGGGTGAGCAAATCCGCTGTGTGGTGTCGGTATCCATGCTCACCGAAGGCTGGGATGCCAACACTGTCACCCATATCCTCGGCGTACGTGCCTTCGGTACCCAGTTGCTTTGCGAGCAGGTGATAGGCCGAGCCTTGCGCCGACAGTCCTATGAGTTGAACGAGCAAGGCCTGTTCGACGTGGAGTACGCCGACGTATTCGGCATTCCCTTCGATTTCACCGCCAAGCCGGTCGTTGTCACCCCGCCCAAACCCCGCGAAACCGTCACAGTCAAGGCGCTGCGCCCGCAGCGCGACCACCTGGAAATTCGTTTCCCGCGTGTGCAGGGCTATCGCGTGGAACTGCCGGAGGAGCGGCTGGAGGCAGCCTTCGGCACCGACGATCACCTGACGCTGACACCGGATGAAGTGCCAACCAGGACCCACAACGCCGGCATCATCGGCGAGACCGTGGAACTGGACATCAAACACCTGAGCGACGTGCGCCAGTCCACCCTGCTGATGGAATTGACCACGCATCTACTGTTCAGGCATTGGCGCGAGTCAGGCCAGGATGCGCCCATTGCTTTGTTCGGCCAGCTCAAACGCATCGTGCGCCAATGGTTGGACGAATGCCTGGAATGCAAGGGCGGCACCTACCCGGCACAGTTGATGCATCGTCAACTGGCAGACCTGGCCTGCCAGAAGATCACCCGCGGCATCGTCAAGCACGAGTTGGAAAAGGGCCGGCAGGTCAAGGCCATCCTCGACCCGTTCAACGCAACTGGCAGTACTGCGCATGTGCGCTTCAACACCTCGCGCGAAGAACGCTGGGAAACCCTCGGCGTGGACAACCAGCCGAAGAACCACGTCAACTGGGTCATCCTGGACAGCGGCTGGGAAGGTGAATTCTGCAGAGTTGCCGAGTCGCATCCCAAAGTGCTGGCCTACACAAAGAACCACAACTTCGGCCTGGAAGTGCCCTACCGCTTTGGTTCGGCCAACCGCATTTATCTCCCGGACTTCATCGTGCAAGTGGACGATGGTCGCGGCAAGAACGATCCACTGAACCTGATAGTCGAGATTAAGGGCTACCGGCGAGAGGATGCGAAGGAGAAAAAATCCACCATGGACACCTATTGGATTCCCGGCGTGAATCACCTCGGCACACACGGCCGTTGGGCCTTCGCCGAGTTCGGCGATGTGTACGAAATGCAGGATGACTTTGCTAAAGAGGTCGAAGCGAAGTTCAACCAAATGATTGAATCGGCTGTGCCCGCGCCGGGAAACAAGGAACACTGA